TTTAAAACTGTTACTACCTTATAAATACAAAAAAATTCAAAAATCATTTCTACAAATACAGTTCCATAAAAATAGTTCATTACCATATACCACCTTTTGATTTTAAAAATGCATAATAATTTTCACTATGTATTTTTTCTACAATTAAGACTAATCACACTATAATTGTCATGAATAACTAATAGTCCAACAATTAAAGATCTTGTCCTCATAGCAAATTTAGTAGACTAAGACTTCTAATTGATAACTATATGTACTATTTTAGAAATAGAACGAGGAACTTTTAATATTATTTCGTTTTTTTTATGCGATTATGGTATAAAATATCTATTGAATGTTTATTATTTAGGATATACCAGTTCTGCAATTTTGTTTTGAGCTAATGAGCCTTCAATAATTCCATAATGCTCTCCATTAATTTCATAAATGTTATTATTGTTGGTCTTTTTACATTGTTATAAACAATATACACTATCTTGCCAGCCGTTACTAATTCGATGTTTCTTTTCCATTTTTATAACATCATGATTTGTTAATTTCACAAATCCACTTATTCTCTGCTTATCTTTAATAATAACAGTATTTTTTATATTACGACTATCAATAAGGACTATTTTTGTAATACTATCTTCCTTCAAGCTGATAACTTCAAAAATATCTTTTTCTCTATAATGGTATTTTTCATAAAGCTCAAATTATGTGCCGAAAAAAAGTTATGCTATTTGGTTCTTTGGAATTTGAAAAAACAGCAATTAATCCTACTACCCCACTGCTTCTAAATGTGAATGGTCATTGAAACTTTGAAGATAGTAATTATTTGCTTTATTATCATACTTTATTATACTTATACTGCAATTTTCCAGAGGCTCACCTAAGAAGAACCTTTTGTGTTGTCCAATACCTAAGAATCCGCAGATTAGAACCCCAATTATTCCTCCATGAAGCACCACCGCCACATTCTTTAAACCACAATTAATTATTTCATTAACAATTATCTGAGTTCTCTTCCAGACATCTTCACCACACTCTCCTTTGGGATAAGGTAAGTCGCTTGTATGTTTTGAGAATTCTTTAAAGAAGTTAGGATAATTATCTTGTATAAATTTTAAGCCTTTATCATTATATTCACCCATGTCGATTTCTCTCAATTCATGATTAACTATTAAGTCTACTTTTAAATATTTATTAATAGTTTCTGATGTTTGAATTGCTCTGACCATATCACTTGAATATATTCTTTCAATATTATATATTTTTAGTCTCTTACCAAGTAAATT
This window of the Clostridium estertheticum genome carries:
- a CDS encoding histidine phosphatase family protein, coding for MNIYFIRHGQKQDDSKNCATMELTKIGFEQANLLGKRLKIYNIERIYSSDMVRAIQTSETINKYLKVDLIVNHELREIDMGEYNDKGLKFIQDNYPNFFKEFSKHTSDLPYPKGECGEDVWKRTQIIVNEIINCGLKNVAVVLHGGIIGVLICGFLGIGQHKRFFLGEPLENCSISIIKYDNKANNYYLQSFNDHSHLEAVG